In the genome of Chaetodon trifascialis isolate fChaTrf1 chromosome 21, fChaTrf1.hap1, whole genome shotgun sequence, the window aaaacttccaCAAAGACTATTCAAAACACTCTGttaattattgtttatttaataaGCGTACATTAACAATACTCGACGTGTCTGTCGCCCAACTGTACTGCTGCAAGCCAGCCACACTGCAGTGCCTTTATGATACAATTTTCCATCAGCAACAAAAACCTGAAAACTCTTCAGCTTATCCAAAGTTGGCCGTACTGAAATACCACACTATGCAGTTGCACTGAGAAGGGCTGCGGTAATTTTCAGCTGACTCAGGATCAGCGAAAAGCAGTTTTGAGTCAAATGAAGGAGAAAGCAAACAGTCAAGTGCCGACCGCAGAGAGCTACGTTGTTGTTGTGGAATGAAAACTAGTTCAGGTGGCGAAACCGAAATCCAGGCGATACAAGCTCAGTAGTTGCTTTGGTTCTGATTTCTGTAGCCGCCGCGCTGGTAGCCTCCCTGGTAGCCGCCCTGGTAGCCACCCTGTTTCTGCTGGTAACCACCTTTCTGATCTgtgaacatgcaaaaaaaaaaaaaaaaaaaaaaaaaagagtattcacatcagcattcatttcaaatgacagAGAGCAAACCATCTTACCTGATATTCTTTCAACGGTTTACACGCAATTAGAATTATAAATACGCTTCTGATTTCCGACAGTTGTATAACACAACGTACAAACTAGTTCTGTTTGAGAGTAACACGACCTTTCTCCTTAACGTAACATGAGTGATGAGTTAGTCACTGATTAAGTGCACAGGAACTCAGTCAGCAACAAAGTTAAAAGCAGCAATGAATAAACAGCAAACGGCCCCTGCAGAGGATCAGGGGCGTGTTGGCTTGGGAAGGTCACCATGTGGtctggatgttttttttgcttCGTATCCAAAGTGCAACTTCAGTCGGGCTTAACATACCTCTCTGGTAGGACTGCTTCTGCTGGTAGCCACCTTTCTGATCTGTAATGCACAGAGCAACATGTTATTATTGTTTCTAAAAATGCACTACTCAACCTTTAACAGCAAGAGAGATGCCACCGGATATAGCACTCATAGCAAAGTGCTTTACTATGTATGTGAACAACCTGCAAACTCATATGGTATAGAAGACATACAGTGAAGCATGCTGTGCAGACTGACCTCTGTTGAAGTAGCCTCCGTAGACGCCCTGTTTGAGATCGAAGACGCGCTCATTATTCTCCACCAAGCTGCCCAGTTTCTCAGCCAGCTGCAGGGCCATGTTCTGCAGGGAGGTGGGCTCTGTGCGGTGCATCACCACGGTCTGTGTGGGCTGGTCGAGTGATGCCTGTTGGGAAGCGGGGtgtcaaaaatgaaaacaaaatttaCATGTAAGGATGCAGCAAAAAATCCCATTTGGGACATCACGTTGCATCCACGCTGATTGCAACTTACCATGAGCTCCTCGTTGATGATCATTTtgctgatgatgctgtgaaCTGTGGGTATCTCCAACTCAAACATCTCAGACAGTGTCTCCATGCTGGAGGACAGACACAACAAATGTAAAACAACAGCACTGTCTCACACTGACATAAAATGGAGTTTAGGCTTTGCTTAATCTGATGTGGATTGCATTAAGCAGAGCATCTGATTAGAGCTATTTGTAGTctaagcagacacacactggtCTACACAAACCAGTACTTCAGTAGTAACTGCTGCTAGTACTGCCAAAATTGTTGCATCTCGTGCTTACCTGATGGAGTCGTACACACTGCTGTACGTGAACAGATAAGTCCTCAGTGACTCCTCTTGGATCttcctgtaaaaacaaaaaacaatcaggAATTGAAATAACGTAGGACGGCACAGTGAAGCGATATTTGTAAATTATGACTGATACGACTGAACGATGAACACAGAATAAATTCACTGATGGATCATGATGGTGGATGCTTACCTGACTAGCATCTCGCGCACTCGCTGCGTCTCAGGAAACAGGTCCCAAACCTTGCTGTTCATCTTCTCATTGATGATGAATGAGTGGCAGGTGCGCCAGTCTCCCATCTTCATGGCCTTGCTGGCTGCCACCACGTGCTCCCTCATGCTCTCAGGGGGCcctggaggacaaacagagagcGACAGTTATCCACTCTGGTTTCTCTACGGATTTAACATCTTGGGGTAAAGAGTTGTCAGAAAACATGCTGTGTACCGAGCAGTGGCTGTCTCTCTCCCACCCTCAGCTGGTGGTGGAACTGCTTGCTGATCATCCTGCGGCGGGCGTCGAACTCGTGTGCAGCCATGTAGGGGATTTCCAGCAGCATGGCTGACACCAGgtacacacactccagcagctccaggttGATGTGCATATGGAATGGCACCTGCAAGGGAGGTCAAAGCAATGTTATGGTAATCTCATCAGGCTCTGTGCAACCTGATATCAAGTTGTTCTTTATCCGTTCTTTAGTTTGGAagctgagctaaatgctaatgttagcatgttgacattcTGACGTTAAGCAGGTATGTTTACCATATTCACAATCATAACTATGCGTGTTCTAGCACACTAATATCTGGTGATtagaacaaaacagagagaggagcacaACCAACATGGTTCTCAGAGAGGTGCTCTGTCAAATTGCGTCTTGTGTATTCAGCAAAGCTAGATTACATCCAGCAGGTGTAAACTACCATTATCTTATACATGGGTTTACTGCTTACACAGGACTTACCTGTCTTCTCTTTTCAATCTTCTCCTGCTCGGCGTTCCTCTCCTGCATGTTCCTCATCAGCAAACCCTGACCCAGGAGCTCCTTGGCACGGCCAGAGGACTGGATGTCCAAAAGGGCATTGTGGGCATCTTTAATCATGCCCTGCCTGAAGGCACAAATGCCAAGTTGGACCATGGTTCTGTTGTACAGGATCTAGATGACAGAAAATATATTAGTATTCATTTAGGGgttcactgctgtttgtttgtgtaactTTGCGCCTGCCTGCTGACCTGCACGGGAGGGTCAGCGTGCTGGATGTTGTCCTGCAGGTGGCTCATCAGCATCAGGTCACGGGCCTGGTACCAGCGTGAGTGCAGAGCGTGGTGGTAGATGTGGCAGAGGATGGCACATGTGCGGATACGGTCGGTGCGATCCTTGGCATAGATGAACTTGCACAGACGGTCCATGATCACGGCGCTgtcctctccctcgctctcctcctGGTCCTGCTCGGACTACAcggcagacagaaacatgactcagcACATTGCACTTTCAGAAATTCATGGCAACATACTCTGATGTCAGAGAaactctcactcctctctttcttgCTAATTAAGTGTCTCTCTGAGGCTGTATCACTCCTGTGCTTTTCTCACCTTGGACTCTCCCTGGAGGCCCAGGCTGCGCCGGTGGGCCTTGTAGTCAAACTTGTAATAGGTGTGCATGATTCTACGCAGGTAGATGCGGCAAATCTCCTCAGTGCTGCCCTTGCTCTCCATGTAGTTGAGCAGCCGGTCAACGATGCCACAAACTCGGCCCTCATCTTTCAGGTTGTCAACATATTCTGGAGGAAAAGTGGAGAAGGTGAGCTAACAGAGAGAGCTGGaaatgatgcagcaacacacttTAGGGATTCTtgcaaaaacatcattttccaATGCTCAGccatttattttcacatctaaaatGATCACGCTAACAATTGAAAATAATTCTCACCTTGTGAGTGGGGATCAGTATTCTGCATGATTTTGGTAAACTCTTCATCCATCCTCTCTACCAGCGTTAAGATGCACCCACGCACCCTCAGtggctgacaaacacacataataaTGCAATAAATACATATTCACATTGCAATGCCATCCTCTTTCTGGGCCCAAAATTATCATGCAGTTTGTGCAGAAGGTAAACTATTTCCATGTAAGACGGAGATGCAAGAATGATGAATGCAGAGCCCAGCCGATACAAATACAGACACGAGCGGCCACAGCTGCAGGGATTCAGCGCGGGGATCGTGCCCATCAACCAGGATAAGACGATGGGATACCTGGTCTGTGTTGCCCAGAttctcactgtcctctgcaaTGTTCTCCCCAATGAAGATGTTGTTGTGTTCAAAGAGGATGTC includes:
- the eif3c gene encoding eukaryotic translation initiation factor 3 subunit C; protein product: MSRFFATGSDSESEESSSADEITPKAPGTTFKQSLLLSDDEEDTKRVVRSAKDKRFEELTNLIKTIRNAMKIRDMAKCLEEFEQLCRAFLKSKNIVDKEGVPPFYIRLLADLEDYLNQLWEDKEGKKKMNKNNAKALSTLRQKIRKYNRDYETEIAAYKENPQESADEEEEKEPGDSGSSSDSDGEAGDEGVSAKSFLKKKPEASSEASKFLKSAKGSGDESSSSDDDDDDDEDWGSDTVDSGSESSDEGEGKSASLAVVFLKKTQETEKGEKKLGKKKKPKKKERLEEEAEEEGGEEVEGGWEKVKGGAPLVKEKPKMFAKGTEINIPVVVKKLNEILQARGKKGTDRAAQIELFHALATIANENNLGQGVLVKIKFNIIASLYDYNPNLAAFMKPEMWKKCLDCIDELLDILFEHNNIFIGENIAEDSENLGNTDQPLRVRGCILTLVERMDEEFTKIMQNTDPHSQEYVDNLKDEGRVCGIVDRLLNYMESKGSTEEICRIYLRRIMHTYYKFDYKAHRRSLGLQGESKSEQDQEESEGEDSAVIMDRLCKFIYAKDRTDRIRTCAILCHIYHHALHSRWYQARDLMLMSHLQDNIQHADPPVQILYNRTMVQLGICAFRQGMIKDAHNALLDIQSSGRAKELLGQGLLMRNMQERNAEQEKIEKRRQVPFHMHINLELLECVYLVSAMLLEIPYMAAHEFDARRRMISKQFHHQLRVGERQPLLGPPESMREHVVAASKAMKMGDWRTCHSFIINEKMNSKVWDLFPETQRVREMLVRKIQEESLRTYLFTYSSVYDSISMETLSEMFELEIPTVHSIISKMIINEELMASLDQPTQTVVMHRTEPTSLQNMALQLAEKLGSLVENNERVFDLKQGVYGGYFNRDQKGGYQQKQSYQRDQKGGYQQKQGGYQGGYQGGYQRGGYRNQNQSNY